A single Microtus ochrogaster isolate Prairie Vole_2 unplaced genomic scaffold, MicOch1.0 UNK6, whole genome shotgun sequence DNA region contains:
- the Ccm2 gene encoding cerebral cavernous malformations 2 protein isoform X1, with translation MEEEGKKGKKPGIVSPFKRVFLKGEKSRDKKAHEKVTERRPLHTVVLSLPERVEPDRLLSDYIEKEVKYLGQLTSIPGYLNPSSRTEILHFIDKAKRAHQLPGHLTQEHDAVLSLSAYNVKLAWRDGEDIILRVPIHDIAAVSYVRDDAAHLVVLKTAQDPGISPSQSLCAESSRGLSAGSLSESAVGPVEACCLVIMATESKVAAEELCSLLSQVFQIVYTESTIDFLDRAIFDGASTPTHHQSLHSDDSSTKVDMKDTYDAEASTFFSDSGDVGGLPPLPFCMQASPHSKTVSESELSTSATELLQDYMLTLRTKLSSQEIQQFAALLHEYRNGASIHEFCISLRQLYGDSRKFLLLGLRPFIPEKDSQHFENFLETIGVKDGRGIITDSFGRHRRALSTTSTSTTNGNRTTGSPDDRSAPSEGDEWDRMILDISSDIEALGCSMDQDSA, from the exons CCTGGAATTGTGTCGCCATTTAAACGAGTATTCCTAAAAGGTGAAAAGAGTAGAGATAAGAAAGCCCATGAGAAGGTGACAGAGAGGCGCCCTCTGCACACTGTGGTGCTGTCATTACCTGAGCGCGTCGAGCCAGACAGACTGCTGAGCGACTATATTGAGAAGGAGGTGAAG TATCTAGGTCAGTTAACATCCATACCCGGCTACCTGAACCCCTCCAGTAGGACTGAGATTCTGCATTTCATAGACAAGGCAAAG CGGGCCCACCAGCTTCCTGGACACCTGACCCAGGAGCACGATGCTGTGCTCAGTCTGTCTGCCTACAATGTCAAGCTGGCCTGGAGGGACGGGGAGGACATTATCCTCAGGGTGCCCATCCACGACATCGCTGCTGTCTCCTATGTCCGAGATGATGCTGCGCACCTGGTGGTCCTGAAGACAG CTCAGGACCCAGGCATCTCTCCCAGCCAGAGTCTGTGTGCAGAAAGCTCCAGAGGCCTCAGCGCAGGTTCCTTGTCAGAGAGCGCCGTGGGGCCGGTAGAGGCATGTTGCCTGGTCATCATGGCCACGGAGAGCAAG GTCGCCGCGGAAGAGCTGTGCTCCCTGCTCAGCCAGGTCTTCCAGATTGTTTACACGGAGTCTACCATCGACTTTCTGGACCGAGCAATATTTGATGGGgcctccacacccacccaccaccagTCCCTGCACAGCG ATGACTCTTCCACAAAAGTGGACATGAAGGACACTTACGATGCTGAAGCCAGCACCTT CTTCTCTGACTCCGGAGATGTGGGAGGCCTGCCGCCCTTGCCCTTCTGCATGCAGGCCTCGCCCCATAGCAAGACCGTCAGCGAGAGTGAACTGAGCACAAGTGCCACGGAGCTGCTGCAGGACTACATGCTCACG TTACGTACTAAGCTGTCGTCGCAGGAGATCCAGCAGTTTGCAGCACTGCTCCATGAATACCGCAATGGGGCCTCCATCCATGAGTTCTGCATCAGCCTGCGGCAGCTCTATGGGGATAGCCGCAAGTTCCTGCTACTTG GTTTGAGGCCCTTTATCCCTGAGAAGGACAGTCAGCACTTTGAAAACTTCCTGGAGACCATTGGCGTGAAAGACGGCCGTGGCATCATCACTGACAGCTTTGGCAGGCATCGCCGGGCCCTGagcaccacctccacctccaccaccaacGGGAACAGGACCACAGGCAGCCCTGATGACCGGTCAGCGCCGTCGGAGGGAGATGAGTGGGACCGCATGATCTTGGACATCAGTAGTGATATTGAAGCGCTAGGCTGCAGCATGGACCAGGACTCGGCGTGA
- the Ccm2 gene encoding cerebral cavernous malformations 2 protein isoform X2, with product MEEEGKKGKKYLGQLTSIPGYLNPSSRTEILHFIDKAKRAHQLPGHLTQEHDAVLSLSAYNVKLAWRDGEDIILRVPIHDIAAVSYVRDDAAHLVVLKTAQDPGISPSQSLCAESSRGLSAGSLSESAVGPVEACCLVIMATESKVAAEELCSLLSQVFQIVYTESTIDFLDRAIFDGASTPTHHQSLHSDDSSTKVDMKDTYDAEASTFFSDSGDVGGLPPLPFCMQASPHSKTVSESELSTSATELLQDYMLTLRTKLSSQEIQQFAALLHEYRNGASIHEFCISLRQLYGDSRKFLLLGLRPFIPEKDSQHFENFLETIGVKDGRGIITDSFGRHRRALSTTSTSTTNGNRTTGSPDDRSAPSEGDEWDRMILDISSDIEALGCSMDQDSA from the exons TATCTAGGTCAGTTAACATCCATACCCGGCTACCTGAACCCCTCCAGTAGGACTGAGATTCTGCATTTCATAGACAAGGCAAAG CGGGCCCACCAGCTTCCTGGACACCTGACCCAGGAGCACGATGCTGTGCTCAGTCTGTCTGCCTACAATGTCAAGCTGGCCTGGAGGGACGGGGAGGACATTATCCTCAGGGTGCCCATCCACGACATCGCTGCTGTCTCCTATGTCCGAGATGATGCTGCGCACCTGGTGGTCCTGAAGACAG CTCAGGACCCAGGCATCTCTCCCAGCCAGAGTCTGTGTGCAGAAAGCTCCAGAGGCCTCAGCGCAGGTTCCTTGTCAGAGAGCGCCGTGGGGCCGGTAGAGGCATGTTGCCTGGTCATCATGGCCACGGAGAGCAAG GTCGCCGCGGAAGAGCTGTGCTCCCTGCTCAGCCAGGTCTTCCAGATTGTTTACACGGAGTCTACCATCGACTTTCTGGACCGAGCAATATTTGATGGGgcctccacacccacccaccaccagTCCCTGCACAGCG ATGACTCTTCCACAAAAGTGGACATGAAGGACACTTACGATGCTGAAGCCAGCACCTT CTTCTCTGACTCCGGAGATGTGGGAGGCCTGCCGCCCTTGCCCTTCTGCATGCAGGCCTCGCCCCATAGCAAGACCGTCAGCGAGAGTGAACTGAGCACAAGTGCCACGGAGCTGCTGCAGGACTACATGCTCACG TTACGTACTAAGCTGTCGTCGCAGGAGATCCAGCAGTTTGCAGCACTGCTCCATGAATACCGCAATGGGGCCTCCATCCATGAGTTCTGCATCAGCCTGCGGCAGCTCTATGGGGATAGCCGCAAGTTCCTGCTACTTG GTTTGAGGCCCTTTATCCCTGAGAAGGACAGTCAGCACTTTGAAAACTTCCTGGAGACCATTGGCGTGAAAGACGGCCGTGGCATCATCACTGACAGCTTTGGCAGGCATCGCCGGGCCCTGagcaccacctccacctccaccaccaacGGGAACAGGACCACAGGCAGCCCTGATGACCGGTCAGCGCCGTCGGAGGGAGATGAGTGGGACCGCATGATCTTGGACATCAGTAGTGATATTGAAGCGCTAGGCTGCAGCATGGACCAGGACTCGGCGTGA